A stretch of Chitinophaga caeni DNA encodes these proteins:
- a CDS encoding DUF4294 domain-containing protein: MLGFLMPRPGQAQQKSHDTIPVKFVLAGADTIPSITLSIYEVYGKLPRKFRKKRERWTRLRNAVYVTYPYAVAASRVLKDVNAELNQIPTKKARKAYLDTKEKELRAAFGDKLERLSVYQGKVLMKLIHRETGENCYEIIKELKGGFNARVFQTVAFFFGGNLKSEFNAEDDKDIEMIVQEIRLYNHFYN; this comes from the coding sequence ATGCTTGGTTTTTTAATGCCAAGACCTGGCCAAGCACAGCAAAAAAGCCATGATACGATACCTGTAAAATTCGTTTTAGCAGGGGCGGATACTATTCCTTCCATCACCTTATCTATTTATGAAGTTTACGGTAAATTACCCCGGAAATTCAGGAAAAAACGGGAACGCTGGACACGTTTAAGAAACGCTGTCTACGTAACTTACCCGTATGCCGTAGCTGCGAGCCGCGTGTTGAAAGATGTGAATGCTGAACTGAACCAAATACCTACTAAAAAAGCAAGGAAAGCCTACCTAGATACGAAAGAGAAAGAGTTAAGAGCTGCTTTTGGAGATAAACTGGAAAGGCTATCCGTGTACCAAGGAAAAGTTTTAATGAAATTAATCCACAGGGAAACCGGGGAAAACTGCTACGAGATTATCAAGGAATTAAAAGGAGGATTTAATGCCCGTGTTTTTCAGACGGTGGCTTTCTTTTTCGGGGGAAACCTCAAGAGTGAGTTTAATGCCGAGGACGATAAAGATATCGAGATGATTGTACAGGAAATCAGGTTGTACAATCATTTTTATAATTAA
- a CDS encoding alpha/beta hydrolase — MLKRILSALLLVIFILGIIYFIGPKPATPHLNGSLPELPNSADSIEQFVSQHEAAYKIKQDNEARIVWQDSTHQKTPYSIVYLHGFSASQKEGDPVHRYLAQKYGCNLYLSRLNEHGLQGEESLLNMTADGLWEDAKTALAIGKRLGDKVILVSTSTGGTLALLLAARFPKDVYALVNMSPNIAINQPMVELADNHWGLILIQAVKRSKYNENNPVDPLQAQYWQTKYRLEAVTELESLVENSMTDKTFQAIHQPCLSLYYYKNEQEQDPTVKVSAIIEMNRKLATPDSLKAAVPIPGAGSHVMGCSYTSKDIPAVEHTIDSFMIHTLKFHPLPKPGS, encoded by the coding sequence ATGCTAAAAAGAATATTAAGTGCCCTATTATTAGTGATTTTCATACTTGGCATTATTTACTTTATCGGTCCCAAACCTGCTACACCACATTTGAATGGCTCATTACCTGAATTGCCGAATAGCGCGGACAGTATTGAACAATTCGTATCGCAACACGAGGCGGCTTATAAGATTAAGCAGGATAATGAAGCCAGGATCGTTTGGCAGGACAGTACCCATCAAAAAACTCCTTATAGCATTGTATACCTCCATGGTTTTTCTGCATCTCAAAAAGAGGGCGATCCCGTGCATAGGTACCTGGCCCAAAAATATGGTTGTAATTTATACTTATCCCGATTGAATGAACATGGTTTGCAAGGGGAAGAATCTTTATTAAATATGACCGCCGACGGTTTATGGGAAGATGCTAAAACGGCTTTAGCCATCGGTAAAAGGTTGGGAGATAAAGTAATCTTGGTTAGCACCTCCACCGGGGGAACATTAGCCCTGTTACTGGCGGCGCGTTTCCCGAAGGATGTTTACGCCCTGGTAAATATGTCACCCAACATCGCGATTAACCAGCCTATGGTAGAATTAGCGGATAATCACTGGGGATTGATTTTAATACAAGCCGTTAAACGTAGTAAATACAATGAGAATAATCCCGTTGATCCATTACAAGCGCAATATTGGCAAACCAAGTACCGGTTGGAAGCAGTTACCGAACTTGAGAGTTTGGTGGAAAACAGCATGACCGACAAAACATTCCAAGCCATACACCAACCTTGTTTAAGCTTATACTATTATAAAAATGAGCAGGAGCAAGATCCTACCGTGAAAGTTTCCGCCATCATTGAAATGAACCGCAAATTGGCTACCCCGGACAGCTTAAAAGCCGCCGTGCCGATACCGGGAGCAGGTTCCCATGTGATGGGCTGCTCGTATACGTCTAAAGACATCCCGGCAGTGGAACATACGATTGATAGCTTTATGATTCATACCTTAAAATTTCACCCGTTGCCAAAGCCGGGTAGCTGA
- a CDS encoding S8 family peptidase, producing MNLFSRSKAVLAGVALVAAFSFSAEAQYRPAPVPKNWQLLSYEKDSVFGVGAEKAYQELLKNKKSTPVIVAVIDSGIDTTHEDLKSILWVNPKEIPGNGIDDDKNGYVDDIHGWNFLGGKDGSSVKEDSDEASREYYRLKKKYIDPDSALANDPKELAYWESLKNKIERPAAQNKVTYRTMLRVKENMDKAENILTSSLHKEDFTMTDLDSISSLDEDVLAARGLVMRIMESTGEQDVKYSTLKNELTEYIADLKRKVENANGEPEDMRAKIVGDDLNDINDRFYGNNDITGQFAFHGTHVAGIIGAIRNNNLGMDGVADNVRIMAVKVVPEGDERDKDVALGIRYAVDNGAQIINMSFGKGFSPQKQWVDDAIKYAEEKGVLLIHAAGNDGEDIDSVNNFPTPNFNDGTVAKNVITVGAMGNGRGDTKVAPFSNYGKKNVDLFAPGVQIYSTIPGGNKYGSASGTSMASPVVAGVAALVLSYYPDLSATQLKYILEKSATALPDGTTEVNLPGDRNEKIAFTELSKTGGLVNVYEALKLAATIKGENHKQKAKMKPIKRG from the coding sequence ATGAATTTATTTAGTAGATCTAAAGCAGTATTGGCTGGTGTAGCGTTGGTAGCTGCTTTTTCTTTTTCGGCCGAGGCCCAATATAGACCGGCTCCCGTACCAAAAAACTGGCAATTATTAAGCTATGAAAAGGATAGCGTTTTCGGTGTCGGGGCTGAAAAGGCTTACCAGGAGCTTTTAAAAAATAAAAAAAGTACCCCCGTTATCGTGGCCGTAATCGATTCCGGGATCGACACTACCCATGAAGATTTAAAATCCATTCTATGGGTTAACCCGAAAGAAATCCCAGGTAACGGCATCGATGATGATAAAAACGGTTACGTGGATGATATCCACGGTTGGAATTTCCTAGGAGGTAAAGACGGCTCCAGCGTTAAGGAGGATTCCGATGAGGCTTCCCGTGAATATTACAGGTTGAAGAAAAAATACATCGATCCGGATTCCGCGTTGGCCAACGACCCAAAAGAGTTAGCCTATTGGGAGTCCCTTAAGAATAAAATCGAACGCCCTGCTGCTCAAAACAAGGTAACCTACCGCACCATGTTGAGGGTTAAGGAAAATATGGATAAAGCTGAAAATATCCTTACCAGTTCCTTGCATAAAGAGGATTTTACGATGACTGACCTGGATAGCATCAGCAGCTTGGATGAAGATGTGTTGGCTGCCCGCGGTCTCGTGATGAGAATCATGGAAAGCACCGGTGAGCAGGATGTTAAATATTCTACGCTTAAAAATGAATTAACCGAGTATATAGCGGACCTGAAACGTAAAGTGGAAAATGCCAATGGTGAACCGGAAGATATGCGTGCCAAAATAGTTGGCGATGACCTCAATGACATCAACGACCGCTTCTACGGCAACAACGATATAACCGGCCAATTCGCATTCCATGGAACGCACGTGGCTGGTATCATAGGCGCTATTAGGAATAACAACCTCGGTATGGACGGTGTGGCCGATAATGTTCGTATCATGGCCGTGAAAGTAGTTCCAGAAGGCGATGAACGTGATAAAGATGTTGCCCTTGGTATCCGCTACGCGGTAGATAACGGTGCGCAGATTATCAACATGAGCTTCGGTAAAGGCTTTTCCCCTCAAAAACAATGGGTAGATGATGCCATTAAATACGCTGAAGAAAAAGGTGTATTATTGATTCATGCCGCGGGCAATGATGGTGAGGACATCGATTCGGTTAATAATTTCCCTACTCCTAATTTCAACGACGGTACAGTTGCAAAAAATGTAATTACCGTTGGAGCTATGGGTAACGGTCGCGGAGATACGAAAGTTGCGCCTTTCTCGAACTACGGTAAGAAAAACGTGGATTTATTCGCGCCGGGTGTACAAATATATTCTACTATCCCCGGGGGTAACAAATACGGAAGCGCGAGTGGAACAAGTATGGCTTCCCCGGTTGTTGCGGGTGTTGCTGCGTTGGTGTTGTCATATTACCCCGACTTATCTGCTACACAGTTGAAATACATCCTCGAAAAATCTGCTACGGCTTTGCCGGATGGTACGACCGAAGTGAATTTGCCGGGTGATCGTAATGAAAAGATTGCTTTTACCGAATTGAGTAAAACCGGTGGATTAGTAAATGTTTATGAAGCTTTGAAATTAGCGGCCACTATCAAGGGCGAAAACCATAAACAAAAAGCTAAAATGAAACCGATCAAAAGAGGTTAA
- a CDS encoding dioxygenase family protein, whose protein sequence is MERKDFLKKGLMSLTVALPIIEACKKSSAITSNVDDTSSDGSCTVTDTETDGPYPLYNSRGSSIQRVDIADGKEGIALDIAITIRNVKDNCNVISNARVDIWHCDKDGYYSGYTNQGYLGTRDNTAEVFCRGIQYTDESGVAKFLSIYPGWYQGRVTHIHAQIYVNDILKLTTQVAFPEDINTAVYNTELYKTHGQNSMKNSTDNIIADSLDNELATVVANSNGGYDLTHTIYIAS, encoded by the coding sequence ATGGAAAGAAAAGATTTTCTAAAAAAAGGCTTGATGAGCCTTACTGTTGCCTTACCTATTATTGAAGCCTGTAAGAAAAGTAGTGCAATTACCAGTAATGTTGATGACACTTCTTCCGACGGATCTTGTACGGTAACTGATACGGAAACCGATGGACCTTACCCCTTATACAACAGCCGCGGTTCTTCTATTCAAAGGGTTGATATAGCAGATGGTAAAGAAGGTATTGCCCTTGATATAGCTATCACGATCAGGAATGTCAAGGATAACTGCAATGTGATCAGCAATGCAAGGGTTGATATATGGCATTGCGATAAAGATGGATATTATAGCGGCTATACGAACCAAGGCTATCTCGGAACACGGGATAATACCGCTGAAGTATTTTGCCGCGGTATACAATATACCGATGAAAGCGGTGTCGCCAAATTCCTATCTATTTACCCGGGCTGGTACCAGGGAAGGGTTACGCATATCCATGCACAGATTTATGTCAATGATATTTTAAAATTGACCACCCAGGTTGCTTTTCCGGAAGATATAAATACCGCTGTATACAATACCGAATTATATAAAACACATGGTCAAAATAGCATGAAAAATTCAACGGATAACATTATCGCTGATAGTCTCGATAATGAATTGGCAACCGTCGTGGCTAACAGTAATGGCGGTTACGACCTTACTCATACTATTTATATCGCGAGTTAA
- a CDS encoding LytR/AlgR family response regulator transcription factor: MIRAIAIDDELPSLQIIEAFCKALGEPALLATFQSTAKATLFLDENAVQLIFLDINMPSLLGTEFYKSLEPGKYMVVFTTAYSEYAVEGFDLDAVDYLLKPFTFERFEQAVNKVKQQFLLKRGQENEMEDLLVRLDYSLQKIPLKEIRFIESWDDYIRIYTAADKPIICRWTMKAVLEKLPPSKFCRVHRSYIVNLDKIDHVRNKTIFLPGKEVPLGGNYEGSFYQLFKN, translated from the coding sequence ATGATACGCGCCATCGCCATAGATGATGAGTTGCCTTCGCTGCAAATCATCGAAGCATTTTGCAAAGCTTTAGGAGAGCCTGCATTGTTGGCCACTTTTCAATCAACCGCCAAGGCTACCCTGTTTCTGGATGAGAACGCGGTGCAACTCATTTTCCTGGATATTAATATGCCTTCACTGCTGGGTACCGAATTTTATAAATCGCTGGAACCTGGCAAGTACATGGTTGTATTTACTACTGCTTACAGTGAATATGCTGTTGAAGGTTTCGATTTAGATGCGGTCGATTACTTGTTAAAGCCATTTACATTCGAGAGGTTTGAACAGGCAGTAAATAAAGTAAAACAACAATTTCTGCTGAAACGCGGCCAAGAAAATGAAATGGAAGATTTGTTGGTAAGGCTCGATTACAGCTTACAAAAGATCCCGTTAAAGGAAATTCGTTTTATTGAAAGTTGGGATGATTATATAAGGATTTATACGGCGGCTGATAAACCGATCATTTGTAGATGGACTATGAAAGCCGTTTTAGAAAAATTGCCGCCCTCGAAATTTTGCAGGGTACACCGTTCTTATATTGTTAACCTTGATAAGATAGACCATGTAAGAAATAAAACGATATTCCTGCCTGGCAAAGAAGTGCCGCTGGGCGGAAACTACGAGGGATCTTTTTATCAATTATTCAAAAATTGA
- the amaB gene encoding L-piperidine-6-carboxylate dehydrogenase — protein MQNILQQFQLTGTHAGVSTGSSWLQSTGQSIDSMSPVDGKLIAGVQSADRASYDAAIESAQAAYLKWRAIPAPRRGEIVRQIGESLRKNKEALGRLVSFEMGKSLQEGFGEVQEMIDICDFAVGLSRQLHGLTMHSERPGHRMYEQWHPLGIVGIISAFNFPVAVWSWNSMLAWVCGNVCIWKPSEKTPLTAIACQKITAEVFAANDIPEGVSCLVIGGRDVGEWMAQDKRIPLVSATGSTRMGKSVAATVASRLGKSLLELGGNNAIIITPDADLDMSLIGAVFGAVGTAGQRCTSTRRLIIHEDVYDAFVSKLVNAYGQLRIGDPLDENNHVGPLIDTDAVKAYLTSIEECKAEGGKFLVEGGVLKGAGFESGCYVKPCIAEVENHYKIVQHETFAPILYVMKYKTLDEAIAMQNGVPQGLSSAIMTTNLREAEQFLSNAGSDCGIANVNIGTSGAEIGGAFGGEKETGGGRESGSDAWKAYMRRQTNTINYSTHLPLAQGIKFDL, from the coding sequence ATGCAAAACATCTTACAACAATTCCAATTAACAGGAACCCATGCCGGTGTGTCAACCGGTTCTAGCTGGTTACAGTCAACAGGTCAATCCATTGACTCCATGTCCCCGGTAGACGGGAAATTAATTGCCGGCGTGCAAAGTGCAGACAGGGCTTCATACGATGCTGCCATCGAATCTGCACAAGCAGCTTACCTTAAATGGAGGGCGATCCCGGCTCCAAGGCGCGGTGAAATAGTACGACAAATCGGTGAATCTTTACGTAAAAATAAAGAAGCACTCGGAAGGCTGGTTTCCTTTGAAATGGGAAAAAGCTTGCAGGAAGGCTTCGGTGAAGTACAGGAAATGATCGATATCTGCGATTTTGCCGTGGGTTTATCCCGCCAATTACACGGCTTGACGATGCATTCGGAAAGGCCGGGTCATAGAATGTACGAACAATGGCACCCCCTTGGCATCGTGGGAATTATTTCGGCCTTTAATTTCCCGGTAGCGGTATGGAGCTGGAATAGTATGCTGGCTTGGGTATGCGGAAATGTATGCATCTGGAAACCATCAGAGAAAACGCCGCTTACTGCAATTGCCTGCCAAAAAATTACAGCGGAAGTCTTCGCAGCTAATGATATCCCCGAAGGTGTTTCCTGCTTGGTAATAGGCGGTCGCGATGTAGGTGAATGGATGGCCCAAGATAAGCGCATCCCCTTGGTATCAGCCACCGGTTCTACGAGGATGGGTAAAAGTGTAGCTGCCACCGTAGCATCCAGGCTCGGGAAATCATTGTTGGAACTGGGTGGTAACAACGCCATAATCATTACGCCCGATGCCGATTTGGATATGTCATTAATCGGCGCCGTATTTGGTGCTGTCGGTACCGCGGGGCAACGTTGTACTTCCACCCGCCGCTTAATCATTCATGAAGATGTATACGATGCTTTCGTGTCCAAGCTGGTCAATGCTTATGGACAATTACGAATCGGTGATCCATTAGACGAAAATAACCATGTAGGTCCATTGATTGATACGGATGCAGTGAAAGCGTACCTTACATCTATCGAAGAATGTAAAGCTGAAGGTGGTAAATTCTTGGTGGAAGGCGGTGTTTTAAAAGGCGCGGGATTCGAATCTGGATGCTATGTGAAACCTTGCATCGCGGAAGTAGAAAACCATTATAAAATCGTTCAGCACGAAACTTTTGCACCGATTTTATACGTGATGAAATATAAAACTTTGGATGAAGCAATAGCCATGCAAAATGGAGTTCCGCAAGGACTGTCCTCTGCTATCATGACCACTAACTTGCGGGAAGCCGAGCAGTTCCTTTCCAATGCCGGTAGCGACTGTGGAATCGCCAATGTCAATATCGGTACTTCAGGGGCTGAGATCGGCGGGGCTTTCGGTGGAGAAAAAGAAACCGGCGGGGGCCGCGAAAGTGGATCCGATGCATGGAAGGCATACATGCGCAGGCAAACAAATACTATTAACTATAGTACTCATTTGCCTTTAGCACAAGGCATTAAGTTCGATTTATAG
- a CDS encoding sensor histidine kinase, which translates to MPRRTWIVLLHILGCITFLCLPILFSPEPVSLNDLFTQPMRLRDFVAYACMIVFFYLNYFIFIPKLYFRRRFLVFSLVVAACFAVICLAPLVAFRQQGPSRFKVRIEQRNDRTIPPGNNDFPRFGHKQRSPSILMGIGRHLFIFLVVVLFSLILKISNRWKESEKERLRSEVSYLKAQINPHFLFNSLNSIYALALAKSDQAPIAVVKLAAMMRYVTSEAGNDFVPLEKELEYIRNYFELQGLRFGKSILTSLEVSGDTKGKKIAPLLLIPFVENAFKHGVNAEEDSLVNARVNITGDQLHFHVYNNKVHVSLMDEDKIGLGISNTKQRLDIIYPGAYNLQIEDREKYYAIDLKMDLS; encoded by the coding sequence ATGCCGAGACGTACATGGATTGTATTGTTACATATTTTGGGCTGCATTACCTTTTTATGCTTGCCCATCTTGTTCAGCCCCGAACCCGTATCGCTGAATGATCTGTTTACGCAACCTATGCGGCTCCGGGACTTCGTTGCTTACGCTTGCATGATCGTTTTCTTTTACCTCAACTATTTCATTTTTATACCGAAGCTGTATTTCCGTAGGCGGTTCCTGGTTTTTTCATTGGTTGTAGCAGCCTGTTTTGCCGTTATTTGCTTGGCTCCACTAGTAGCATTTCGTCAACAGGGCCCTTCCCGTTTCAAAGTTCGTATTGAACAGCGAAATGATCGAACAATACCACCTGGGAACAATGATTTTCCCCGCTTCGGACACAAACAGCGCAGCCCCTCTATACTTATGGGAATCGGTCGGCACTTGTTTATTTTCTTGGTAGTGGTATTATTCTCCTTGATTCTTAAAATCAGTAACCGCTGGAAAGAAAGTGAAAAAGAGCGTTTACGTTCGGAAGTGTCTTATTTAAAAGCACAAATAAACCCGCATTTTTTATTTAACAGCCTTAATAGCATTTATGCATTGGCCTTGGCAAAGTCAGACCAAGCACCTATAGCAGTTGTGAAGTTGGCCGCGATGATGCGTTATGTAACCAGCGAAGCCGGCAACGATTTTGTACCCTTGGAAAAGGAACTTGAATATATCAGGAATTATTTTGAATTACAAGGGTTGCGTTTCGGCAAATCTATCCTTACATCCCTGGAAGTGAGCGGTGATACTAAGGGTAAAAAAATTGCGCCACTCCTGCTGATACCATTCGTTGAAAATGCCTTCAAACACGGCGTGAATGCCGAAGAAGACAGCCTGGTAAATGCCAGGGTAAATATTACCGGCGATCAATTGCATTTCCACGTTTACAATAATAAAGTACATGTTAGCTTAATGGATGAAGATAAGATCGGGCTGGGTATCTCGAATACGAAACAGCGCTTGGATATTATTTATCCCGGCGCTTACAACTTACAGATCGAGGATCGTGAAAAATATTATGCCATAGATTTAAAAATGGATTTATCATGA
- the ccsA gene encoding cytochrome c biogenesis protein CcsA, which produces MEHIKYLNEHLLPGQIGHFCAVLAFVASIVATVAYAFATMVKEETVKKSWARIGRISFLIQAASVFTIMGLLYYMINHHLFEYKYVWAHSSKALDMKYLLSCMWEGQEGSFMLWSTWHSVLGIILMFRAKSWESPVMAVISFAQIFVGSMVLGIYFFDYRLGSGLFVLMRNEMEAPIFTNPNYLTQLTDGKGLNELLQNYWMVIHPPVLFLGFASTIVPFAYGIAGLWTKRYTEWVKPVLPWALFSAGILGLGIMMGAAWAYESLTFGGYWAWDPVENSSLVPWLTLVAGIHTLLAYKSTGYSLKISYFFVFITFTLVLYSSFLTKSGVLGQTSVHSFTDLGMNGQLLVFMFIFAIPAFAWLIMKRKQIPAPAREESTYSREFWMFVGSLILLIAGIQISFTTSIPVWSKLPGLENMAPPTEPVFFYNQIQIWVAIVIGLLTAVVQYLKFKNTSKQHFIKGILRPTIIAIAVTILIAIIGKINYSQYGGGYLFAIYLMLFASVYAVVANFNYLFKGKFRTSGASVAHVGFGLILLGVLISSTKKSVLSQDKMGTLDGFFTKESKENPRENLFLPKGMPVRMGDYFVTYKGDSTAPRDPKTYFIVEYERKDDPSGPAKEKFTLYPDAFLNIKGQEGITPNPASKHYWYKDIFTYVTGLPKKGAQADSIQYKQNIVATGDTIYFSKGYMILESLNSQPSNPNFKAADSVIALEATLRVKSLDGGENVLHPVYILKGEAYEYNLPDTLSQFSLAARFSKVLPDEKKVQIDIKESASVTDYVVLKAYEFPMINVLWIGIIIMTIGFFMSVGQRKREVK; this is translated from the coding sequence TTGGAACATATTAAATACCTAAACGAGCATTTATTGCCCGGCCAGATTGGACATTTTTGCGCGGTGCTCGCCTTCGTAGCATCCATCGTGGCCACCGTAGCCTATGCCTTTGCCACCATGGTAAAGGAAGAAACCGTGAAGAAAAGTTGGGCAAGAATTGGCCGTATTTCCTTTCTCATCCAAGCAGCGTCCGTGTTTACCATCATGGGGCTGCTGTATTACATGATTAATCATCACTTATTTGAATATAAATACGTTTGGGCGCACTCTTCCAAGGCGCTCGATATGAAGTATTTATTGAGTTGTATGTGGGAGGGCCAGGAAGGCAGCTTCATGCTGTGGAGTACTTGGCACAGCGTATTGGGCATCATCCTGATGTTCCGCGCCAAATCTTGGGAATCCCCGGTAATGGCCGTGATATCGTTTGCCCAAATTTTTGTCGGCAGCATGGTTTTGGGTATCTATTTCTTCGATTACCGTCTCGGCAGCGGCTTGTTCGTGTTGATGCGCAACGAGATGGAAGCGCCCATTTTCACGAATCCTAATTATCTGACGCAATTAACCGATGGTAAAGGCTTAAATGAATTATTACAGAATTACTGGATGGTAATCCACCCACCCGTATTATTCCTGGGTTTTGCTTCCACCATCGTGCCTTTTGCCTACGGCATCGCCGGATTATGGACAAAAAGGTACACGGAATGGGTAAAACCTGTATTACCTTGGGCTTTATTTTCCGCGGGTATCCTGGGATTAGGGATCATGATGGGAGCAGCCTGGGCTTACGAATCATTAACATTCGGTGGATATTGGGCCTGGGATCCGGTGGAAAACTCCTCACTGGTGCCGTGGCTGACCTTGGTAGCGGGCATCCACACATTATTAGCATATAAAAGTACCGGGTATTCACTGAAGATTTCTTATTTCTTCGTGTTTATCACTTTCACTTTAGTATTATACTCATCATTTTTAACCAAGAGTGGCGTATTAGGTCAGACTTCTGTGCATTCTTTTACGGATCTTGGCATGAACGGCCAATTACTGGTATTCATGTTCATCTTCGCGATCCCGGCATTTGCTTGGTTAATCATGAAGCGCAAACAAATACCTGCACCGGCGCGTGAAGAAAGTACTTATTCCCGGGAATTCTGGATGTTTGTCGGATCATTAATTTTATTGATTGCCGGTATCCAGATATCTTTTACAACTTCCATCCCGGTTTGGAGTAAATTGCCCGGGTTGGAAAATATGGCCCCGCCCACTGAACCGGTTTTCTTTTATAACCAGATTCAAATTTGGGTAGCGATCGTAATCGGCCTGTTGACAGCGGTGGTGCAGTACCTGAAATTTAAAAACACTTCTAAGCAACATTTTATAAAGGGCATCCTTCGGCCGACTATCATTGCGATCGCCGTAACCATCTTAATTGCTATCATTGGCAAAATCAATTATAGTCAATACGGTGGAGGCTATCTCTTTGCAATATACCTGATGCTATTTGCCAGTGTTTACGCGGTAGTAGCCAACTTCAATTACCTGTTTAAAGGAAAATTCAGAACCTCCGGGGCCTCCGTTGCCCACGTAGGTTTCGGGTTGATCCTTTTAGGCGTGTTGATTTCTTCCACGAAAAAGTCAGTTTTATCCCAAGATAAGATGGGGACTTTGGATGGCTTTTTTACAAAAGAAAGTAAAGAAAACCCAAGGGAGAACCTATTTTTACCAAAAGGGATGCCGGTGCGTATGGGAGATTATTTCGTCACTTACAAAGGTGACTCAACAGCCCCGCGCGATCCGAAAACCTATTTTATTGTTGAATACGAACGCAAGGACGATCCCAGCGGACCGGCAAAGGAAAAGTTTACACTTTACCCTGATGCATTCTTAAATATTAAAGGGCAAGAAGGAATTACACCGAACCCGGCTTCCAAGCACTATTGGTATAAAGATATCTTTACTTATGTTACAGGCTTACCGAAGAAAGGCGCCCAGGCGGATTCAATCCAATACAAACAAAATATAGTGGCCACCGGGGATACTATCTACTTCTCGAAAGGTTACATGATCTTGGAATCATTAAACAGCCAACCTTCCAACCCTAATTTTAAAGCGGCAGATAGCGTTATCGCCCTGGAAGCCACTTTGAGGGTTAAATCATTGGATGGCGGGGAAAATGTATTACATCCCGTTTATATCCTGAAAGGGGAGGCATACGAGTATAATTTGCCAGATACCTTATCACAATTCTCATTAGCAGCCCGCTTTAGCAAGGTACTTCCAGATGAGAAAAAGGTGCAGATCGATATTAAAGAATCCGCAAGTGTTACGGATTACGTAGTATTAAAAGCTTATGAATTCCCTATGATCAATGTATTGTGGATCGGTATTATTATCATGACTATAGGATTTTTTATGAGTGTTGGCCAAAGAAAACGTGAAGTAAAATAA
- the bshB1 gene encoding bacillithiol biosynthesis deacetylase BshB1, whose protein sequence is MKLDILAIAAHPDDVELACAGTLMAHAAQGLKVGIVDLTRGELGTRGTPEGRLQEAQDAAKILGVEVRENLGLKDGFFQNREEEQLAVIRAIRKYKPEIVLANAVHDRHPDHGRGAQLITDSCFYAGLRKIVTEVDGVPQEAWRPKQVYHFIQDRYIEPDFVVDISPYIEKKMEAIKAFKSQFLAAKDHEPQTYISSEGFFDSVIYRAKMMGKMVGVAYAEGYTTAKKLGVRNLMDLIHKTT, encoded by the coding sequence ATGAAATTAGATATACTGGCCATCGCGGCACACCCGGATGACGTAGAACTAGCATGCGCAGGAACCTTGATGGCGCATGCTGCCCAAGGATTAAAAGTAGGTATCGTGGATCTTACCCGCGGGGAGCTGGGCACACGCGGTACGCCTGAAGGTAGATTACAGGAAGCTCAAGATGCCGCCAAGATCCTAGGCGTTGAAGTGAGGGAAAACCTCGGCCTTAAAGACGGCTTCTTTCAAAACCGTGAGGAAGAGCAATTAGCTGTGATCAGGGCGATACGGAAATATAAACCTGAAATCGTATTGGCCAATGCCGTACATGACCGTCATCCCGACCATGGAAGGGGGGCACAATTAATCACGGATAGCTGTTTTTATGCCGGCTTGAGAAAAATAGTAACGGAAGTTGACGGGGTTCCACAGGAAGCCTGGAGACCCAAGCAGGTATACCATTTCATCCAAGATCGGTACATTGAGCCTGATTTCGTAGTGGATATCAGTCCATATATCGAGAAAAAAATGGAGGCGATCAAGGCTTTTAAATCACAGTTTTTAGCAGCCAAAGATCATGAACCCCAAACCTATATTTCATCTGAAGGCTTCTTCGACAGCGTGATTTACCGGGCCAAGATGATGGGTAAAATGGTAGGGGTAGCTTATGCCGAAGGCTATACGACGGCGAAAAAATTAGGCGTAAGAAACCTGATGGACTTAATACATAAAACCACCTGA